The Williamsoniiplasma somnilux genome includes a window with the following:
- a CDS encoding BspA family leucine-rich repeat surface protein yields MKKLLSILAVLSLTASAGATVVACSDEDYIQDIGVLKTEFEDLLEIKTNEKWTIEGLQNAIDSKYGPGGITVQLPSKNNYSWKPEEKNDVYRFVGNANSENEYRYNGYIDLTHNWKGVVDTTQPISTIRQRIYELLNSKQDGNWTQIELQLVIDNDTTINDRGGIEVTEVAFNLRSSEQITGTKQWNFHGLGDISNGHKYQGDLVLTHNWSNTQDTTKPITGEEITAQLKTILNERATVAWTIEELQAEVDLKIGSKEITVSTPSTSKNLTVDSFADSYTFTGNGHINNELIYNGSITLNHYWMEPQPTIYIDSNDETQETWELDFNQIDAKEIIQLGFNKDELADGLTIKNFKGDRVPKILPKPFRQLNSLFSYNSNEKILGIENWDTSDVTTFSSIFYGATNFNGDISNWNTSNATSMHAMFSGATNFNGDISNWDTSKAVVTANMFKDASKFNQNLSRWNTSNVENMTKMFEGAKSFNGDISTWNTSKLNFMSYIFNDATIFNSDISKWDTSNVKAMQNAFTNASNFNQNISAWDTSNVLSMKEMFMNATSFNQDLSNWDTSKVSKEKHKDFDTGATSWIDPNWKPKFIN; encoded by the coding sequence AAAACCGAATTTGAAGACTTATTGGAAATAAAAACAAATGAAAAATGAACTATTGAAGGCTTGCAAAATGCAATTGATTCAAAATATGGACCCGGTGGAATAACTGTTCAATTACCTAGCAAAAACAATTATTCTTGAAAACCCGAAGAAAAGAATGATGTATATCGTTTTGTTGGTAATGCTAATTCAGAAAATGAATACCGATATAATGGTTATATTGATTTAACTCACAATTGGAAAGGTGTTGTAGATACAACCCAACCAATATCAACAATCCGCCAACGTATTTATGAACTTTTAAATTCTAAACAAGATGGAAATTGAACACAAATCGAACTTCAATTAGTTATCGATAATGACACAACAATTAATGACCGTGGGGGAATTGAAGTTACTGAAGTTGCATTTAATTTGCGATCATCTGAACAAATTACTGGTACAAAACAATGAAACTTTCATGGCCTTGGTGACATTAGTAATGGCCATAAATACCAAGGTGATTTGGTACTTACTCATAACTGAAGCAATACCCAAGATACCACTAAACCAATTACTGGCGAAGAAATTACAGCACAACTTAAAACAATTTTGAATGAAAGAGCAACAGTCGCGTGAACCATTGAAGAATTACAAGCAGAAGTTGATTTAAAAATCGGTTCAAAAGAAATAACTGTTTCAACACCTTCAACATCCAAAAATTTAACGGTTGATTCATTTGCGGATAGTTATACATTTACAGGTAATGGACACATTAATAATGAATTAATTTATAATGGTTCAATTACATTAAATCATTACTGAATGGAACCACAGCCTACAATATATATCGATTCAAATGATGAGACACAAGAAACATGAGAATTGGATTTTAACCAAATAGACGCAAAAGAGATCATTCAATTAGGTTTTAATAAAGATGAATTAGCAGATGGTCTGACTATTAAAAATTTTAAAGGCGATAGAGTACCTAAAATTTTACCTAAACCTTTTAGACAATTGAATTCTTTATTTAGCTATAACTCTAATGAAAAAATTTTAGGTATTGAAAATTGAGACACTTCAGATGTTACAACATTTAGTTCAATCTTTTATGGAGCAACAAACTTTAATGGTGACATCTCCAATTGAAACACCTCAAATGCAACATCAATGCATGCGATGTTTTCTGGAGCAACAAATTTTAACGGTGACATCTCCAATTGGGACACATCTAAAGCTGTTGTCACCGCTAACATGTTTAAAGATGCTTCAAAATTTAATCAGAATTTATCTCGATGAAACACATCAAACGTCGAAAATATGACAAAAATGTTTGAAGGAGCAAAAAGTTTCAATGGTGACATCTCCACTTGAAACACTTCAAAATTAAATTTTATGAGCTACATTTTTAATGATGCGACAATTTTCAACAGCGACATTTCCAAATGAGACACCTCAAATGTAAAAGCTATGCAAAACGCGTTTACAAATGCCTCAAATTTTAATCAAAATATCTCCGCTTGAGACACCTCAAATGTTTTAAGCATGAAGGAAATGTTTATGAATGCAACAAGTTTCAATCAAGATCTTTCAAATTGAGACACCTCAAAAGTAAGCAAAGAAAAACATAAGGACTTTGATACTGGAGCAACATCTTGAATCGATCCGAATTGAAAACCTAAATTTATTAATTAG